One window of Athalia rosae chromosome 2, iyAthRosa1.1, whole genome shotgun sequence genomic DNA carries:
- the LOC105692310 gene encoding protein PRRC2C isoform X9, whose translation MSTLSGNVSKGEKGKSKFQSLDINNLYRTSRGEALEQHQQKNTIPRKHGMQSLGKVPSARRPPANLPSLKSEHSGSDPAVSLVPSGGSGWATTKDPATPTTNTTSNATTTPSTNTDTNTSNTPSTQCATGPALATVSPHPPLPGQQNISQTGHSTAQSWSAMLSRPGDVGGPVVAGIVGYAGLVGGGKGGRGALGLSFLAHQSPQFQHEFPSLSGQPSISNQSQTQQYSTTPNANPTAISVAAQQQSLLPQQSLSHSHSGDGTTGPQQQQQSQQNRELNAQYGPGPSLRPQTEGSWLQGGSRTASGVGAAATGPGNGSTPGAQVPPHIGIGGLPGHAEGPAGGRSNLGQSLTMGMAQAGPNGPPSGQGAVNPGTHPVPPNMHNYQVLIDPFMYRGSYPGGFPTQFPQNMGACGPRPRFNYPQGRFPPPPRQQERERPPVPADEEIITRPIIKEEDLTRMDDISRDAGWAAHDDIDYNQKLAFSDDELEQEQHKKDDKKDFKDDKREESQPEEKEKPRDREREPRDNRELPQPQSQSQSQSQSQSQSQSQTQSQPHRSWNQGTQPLSRDFRGTNGPVNYPPQQQMRTPHPLRGVEEEEIWNQRRREQGEKVASTVERARQRKEEEERRFQESTKQAAAKKLQDLEQKIKEKHVKQKDDDSGSSSEPKSLISIPSAIIPVPDWERDRENRESRERDRSRTSSEGKDEKPVSRESRESRDSRGTRDTRDNRDTRDTRDTRDTRDTRDTRDARDTRDARDTRDTRDIRDSRDQTVSEFRQIIQIERPSFMRQQDMSRNERDRDRDQREIRDREQLSYSTQFQNNLPPRFQKQQAERTIVAYNRISPNAERPNAQSVPFSQQYDPSRWVHSSHPNMPNSVKKQSHSMPLPPQRRNRTDSELSGPIEDERPPSRDHRGLSRDDRYRHSSHRPYDGRKPSTGSYYDDHSRYREYEYEERHSRDSWERDRHYDDRDRDNRDREKKEYDNYPKQSSVPQEPFDDREAPRERSENPEWRDDRRDIHDRLPQERQSSDNRRDPPRDDHIERNERPQRPDSRDSRASRDSRTSLRDDEMHKSRDCGSWVNDISDYEEKKRDSYRDDNRDRRQPPGPVTREKIEADELKGEKRSLIQLKRSGSELDRKDSSKDSPTEVKKELDAWNRKPERSSENIRINERGDNSPKAWADAVSPTFEMENEKPLLEPMKDNKEIDEMKQSMEKLSVDSKREEINVEVKDDLKDEKRDKNVRTRTNSGSSRGRESGRSTRQWGGYSVYTRGWRGSDQRGNRRGGSRSLGRPGSARSGSYGHTDSELSGDEISGSTESGKEERRPARSPKPSQKLEKEDRNREVSRREDKRSDYPQTRSEKRGYESRSSREGFAPCGEPSKRGRGGFRNRGAITGGRPKTYGPPPSKSPFSTERSADDKESGQAKPSTPTPESDMPASNVQSESTEDKVIAKQQALTAGITGRHTKSPSQLSQQQGNNKQDSMQMQNQNTTSQRSQSRKDDGRTKRNHSGSRRTHVREHRDGRFRGNSSSNVAKQNSSDVGNDDWETTSDNSEEHIEDRKESRNARNKPFSSRGNQSSHQNLLGNNQHSRRNDQPINNREQRERNSAKPANTSSRAPGAEKRNAQNASYNNQRNHSGSIPPLMQNTQTQNGRPRSQGSANSGPTSGKSINKESTVNRVDEIKLNDPNLINQALNDISKKFVTKEKKVLDGDSEMNNYSGGGDDGANSNEDKVDADGFQEVRSKKNVKESRHSQKEESKPIRREKEKEGGRDRDRSKSKSNGPQPTPQQIQNIPPLLGQPIPQPANLPQKQFDRDRNVNRQTLAPRFIKQRLAKQQQQMGINEVNDPSKVNSNNIYSMKDSAAGPAPPPSVNAWDTPFTSQIRSNSPSSVPADIQLMSGLTGQNDHNHETSDQVNSRGSSQRNSPSAEKTIKMTKEIMAEKNVSDGTSPPVQTLIFENTNYSKTTKSGSSDMAMKSKFSNHIKTQPRVDKRGDMDEDNQLQQHQQQALSAAFSNKSNELMKEKTQEPIQMPLSFSKNEDNADMKLDFTFDSELSQLTEDAKTKSLGMPRSIHVTGGQSTILPSTADLNLKIASVKKVWETAPPMPTVVEHEDGNVVTTGNSYPQPFESNDVDDSYSPHQQYNQNNMKNEIATSTNVCKLVPPQVKPQQQSAGNTGAQPGSTVPGPSPIGPGQSPIGHPSAGLQGPLSPPPFNSTGQPSHINYQEFPQYPGSQAAQYGGMSGIPSPSPPAVLFNTGSGQLPAQAGGLYGAFQLDQSRSPFTQYPPYAQSLQSSFNQQNVYLPQPPPPPHAPSATPDIYQNNLSQYRITPAAAPPFGQNQQLSNNPNTVLISSSSNSLMSSSVKPSTQPIGAIGTKAPHFQAPSAPQPNQLAYIHTAYDPNQVIGVSGSYMSNSQLVQRPGPTVQPPANSYYSATSAGKPNTLLYVFPGSQPGYYQPGGAGQQTGAPYGLQGFGQHSQSLATGSATPVGLQNFSSQFLSGTGLQMAAQQYRNPSGGLPGPGNAAATFLGKHQQQEQSRQLKSPSGNQQDVLSSVFSSTSQIPSPKSRNCKPQTQTQQPQPSPTQIHKYPPYQGVTQSGLVSGYNNYVLQQNVRGMGMPPPRPGIQPSQQRYPAPIQRPAPFPPGPNQNPTQQQQNCMPTQQQQQAQINRHRPNMHQQQQQQHQQQQQQQQQQQQQQQQQQQQQQQQQQQQQQQQQQQQQQQQRNIKMQQQYYANQGSICFRQCENGF comes from the exons ATGTCTACTCTGTCGGGGAATGTGTCGAAGGGGGAGAAAGGAAAATCCAAGTTTCAATCATTAGACATCAATAATTTGTACAGGACTAGTAGG GGAGAAGCTTTAGAGCAACATCAACAAAAGAACACAATACCACGCAAACATGGAATGCAGAGTTTGGGAAAGGTGCCTTCGGCACGGCGGCCACCTGCTAACTTGCCCAGTCTGAAAAGTGAGCATAGCGGCAGCGACCCAGCAGTCAGTCTTGTACCAAGCGGTGGCAGTGGTTGGGCCACTACCAAGGATCCTGCCACCCCAACTACTAACACCACTAGTAACGCCACTACTACACCCTCTACAAACACTGATACTAACACT AGTAATACACCTTCGACACAATGTGCAACGGGACCTGCTCTGGCTACGGTATCGCCACACCCACCACTGCCAGGACAGCAGAATATTTCACAGACAGGGCACTCCACTGCACAGTCATGGAGCGCAATGTTGAGCAGACCTGGAGATGTcg GTGGGCCCGTCGTGGCAGGAATCGTTGGTTACGCAGGGCTCGTGGGGGGTGGGAAAGGGGGAAGAGGTGCCCTTGGATTGAGCTTCCTCGCCCACCAGTCCCCACAGTTCCAACACGAGTTCCCCAGCCTCAGTGGCCAGCCATCTATCTCCAATCAGAGTCAGACTCAACAGTATTCGACAACGCCGAACGCAAATCCTACTGCGATATCGGTTGCTGCTCAACAACAGTCGTTGCTGCCACAGCAGTCCCTTTCCCACAGCCACTCAG GCGATGGCACAACAGGACcccagcagcaacaacaatctCAGCAGAACAGGGAGCTAAATGCCCAGTATGGTCCAGGACCCAGTCTACGTCCCCAAA CGGAAGGCAGTTGGCTTCAAGGTGGAAGTCGCACAGCAAGCGGAGTTGGAGCAGCGGCAACTGGGCCAGGAAATGGGAGTACTCCGGGGGCCCAGGTCCCCCCACATATTGGCATAGGAGGACTACCGGGACATGCAGAAGGACCCGCCGGCGGGCGGTCCAACTTGGGCCAATCGCTAACCATGGGCATGGCCCAGGCAGGCCCTAATGGTCCTCCAAGCGGGCAAGGGGCTGTTAACCCTGGTACCCACCCAGTTCCTCCAAACATGCATAACTATCAAGTACTGATTGATCCTTTT ATGTATAGAGGCAGCTACCCTGGAGGATTCCCCACGCAATTCCCACAAAATATGGGGGCTTGTGGCCCTCGACCTCGATTCAACTACCCTCAAGGACGGTTCCCGCCTCCACCGCGCCAGCAAGAGCGTGAACGTCCTCCCGTACCAGCAGATGAGGAAATAATCACCCGACCTATCATAAAAGAGGAAGATTTGACCAGGATGGATGATATTTCACGTGATGCTGGATGGGCTGCCCATGACGATATTGATTACAACCAAAAACTGGCTTTCAGTGATGATGAGCTAGAGCAAGAACAACATAAAAAAGATGACAAAAAGGACTTCAAAGATGACAAGCGCGAAGAAAGTCAAcctgaagaaaaagagaagccAAGAGATAGGGAAAGGGAGCCCAGGGACAATCGTGAACTACCACAGCCACAATCACAGTCACAATCACAGTCCCAGTCCCAGTCCCAGTCCCAATCACAGACACAGTCACAGCCACATCGATCATGGAATCAAGGAACTCAACCACTGTCTCGTGATTTTCGTGGAACGAATGGCCCCGTTAACTATCCTCCGCAGCAGCAAATGCGTACTCCTCATCCTCTTCGAG GTGTTGAGGAGGAAGAAATATGGAATCAGAGACGAAGGGAACAAGGGGAAAAGGTAGCTTCGACAGTAGAGCGGGCTCGCCAGCgtaaggaagaagaagaaagaagattcCAAGAATCGACTAAACAAGCCGCAGCTAAGAAACTGCAAGacttggaacaaaaaataaaggaaaagcacgtgaaacaaaaagatgaTGATTCCGGATCTTCTTCCGAACCTAAATCTTTGATCAGTATACCTTCAGCAATTATCCCAGTTCCCGATTGGGAAAGAGATAGGGAGAATCGGGAAAGCCGTGAGCGGGATAGGTCTCGTACCTCTTCCGAAGGTAAAGACGAGAAACCTGTGAGTCGGGAATCTCGCGAAAGCCGCGATAGTCGAGGCACTCGGGATACCCGAGATAATCGGGACACTCGCGATACTCGTGATACTCGTGATACTCGCGATACTCGCGATACTCGTGATGCTCGCGATACTCGTGATGCTCGCGATACTCGTGATACTCGCGATATTCGCGACAGTCGTGATCAGACTGTGTCCGAGTTTAGACAAATCATCCAAATTGAGCGGCCAAGTTTTATGAGGCAACAAGATATGTCACGTAATGAACGGGACCGCGATCGTGATCAACGAGAAATAAGGGATAGAGAACAGCTATCATATTCTACACAGTTCCAGAACAATTTGCCTCCAAGGTTCCAGAAGCAGCAGGCTGAAAGAACTATTGTGGCATACAACAGGATTTCTCCAAACGCTGAGAGACCAAATGCTCAATCAGTACCTTTCTCTCAACAATATGATCCTAGCAGATGGGTACACAGCAGTCACCCTAATATGCCAA ACAGTGTCAAGAAGCAATCTCATTCCATGCCACTACCACCCCAACGTAGAAATCGCACTGATTCTGAATTGTCTGGTCCCATTGAGGACGAAAGGCCACCGTCAAGGGATCACCGTGGTCTGTCAAGAGATGACCGTTATCGGCATTCGTCACACAGACCATATGATGGTCGTAAACCATCCACTGGCAGTTATTACGATGATCATTCACGCTACAGAGAATATGAATATGAGGAAAGACATTCTCGTGATTCATGGGAGCGTGATAGGCACTATGACGACAGGGACAGAGATAATCGAGACagggagaagaaagaatatGACAATTATCCCAAG CAGAGTTCAGTACCACAAGAACCGTTCGATGACCGCGAAGCTCCGAGGGAACGTTCAGAAAATCCTGAGTGGCGAGATGATCGACGCGACATACACGACCGATTGCCACAAGAAAGGCAATCTTCTGATAATCGCCGTGATCCTCCTAGAGATGATCATATTGAACGTAATGAGCGCCCCCAAAGACCGGATTCTCGAGATAGCCGTGCATCTCGCGACTCTAGGACTTCCTTGCGCGATGATGAAATGCATAAATCACGAGATTGTGGATCTTGGGTTAATGACATTTCCGactatgaagagaaaaaacgagactCGTACCGCGACGATAACAGGGATCGTAGACAGCCACCTGGTCCTGTAACCAGGGAGAAAATTGAAGCTGATGAGTTGAAAGGTGAAAAACGCAGTTTAATACAGCTGAAACGTTCCGGATCTGAATTGGATAGAAAGGATAGCAGCAAAGATAGTCCCACCGAAGTTAAAAAAGAACTTGATGCATGGAATAGAAAACCAGAGCGTAGTTCAGAAAACATTAGAATCAACGAACGAGGTGATAATTCACCAAAAGCATGGGCTGATGCAGTTTCTCCAACATTTGAAATGGAGAATGAAAAGCCATTGCTCGAGCCGATGAAAGATAATAAGGAAAtagatgaaatgaaacaaagtATGGAGAAACTAAGTGTTGATAgtaaaagagaagagataAATGTAGAAGTTAAAGATGatttgaaagatgaaaaacggGATAAAAATGTCCGCACTAGAACGAATAGTGGCAGTTCCAGGGGTCGCGAATCTGGACGCAGTACTAGACAATGGGGAGGCTATAGCGTTTATACCCGAGGCTGGCGTGGTTCAGATCAGCGGGGCAATAGGCGTGGTGGATCGAGGTCTTTGGGTAGGCCAGGTTCTGCAAGAAGTGGTTCTTACGGTCATACAGACTCAGAACTTAGCGGGGATGAAATCTCTGGGTCAACTGAATctggaaaagaggaaagaagacCTGCTCGCTCGCCTAAGCCTTCTCAGAAgttagaaaaagaagatcgtAATCGCGAAGTCTCACGCCGCGAAGACAAACGAAGCGATTATCCCCAGACTCGCAGCGAAAAACGAGGGTATGAGAGCAGGTCTAGTCGAGAGGGGTTTGCACCATGTGGAGAACCATCCAAACGAGGTCGGGGGGGGTTTCGAAATCGGGGCGCTATCACAGGTGGGCGCCCCAAGACTTATGGGCCACCGCCGAGCAAAAGCCCTTTTTCAACTGAACGAAGCGCCGATGATAAAGAATCTGGACAAGCAAAACCCTCCACTCCCACTCCAGAAAGTGACATGCCAGCCTCCAATGTTCAATCAGAGTCAACCGAAGATAAGGTTATTGCCAAGCAACAAGCCTTGACGGCTGGCATTACCGGAAGACATACCAAATCTCCGAGTCAGCTGAGCCAGCAGCAGGGTAATAACAAGCAAGATTCTATGCAAATGCAGAATCAAAATACAACTTCACAAAGATCGCAAAGCAGAAAGGATGATGGAAGGACTAAAAGGAATCACAGCGGTAGTAGGCGGACCCAC GTTAGGGAACATCGCGACGGACGTTTCCGTGGCAATTCTAGCAGTAATGTTGCCAAGCAAAATTCATCTGACGTTGGAAATGATGACTGGGAGACTACTTCGGATAATAGTGAGGAACACATCGAAGATCGTAAAGAATCCCGAAATGCCCGTAACAAGCCGTTTTCAAGTCGAGGAAATCAGAGCTCTCATCAGAATCTATTGGGCAATAATCAACATTCTCGTAGAAATGATCAGCCAATAAACAACAGAGAACAGAGGGAGAGAAACTCAGCCAAACCAGCAAATACTTCATCTCGAGCTCCCGGAGCTGAAAAACGCAATGCACAGAATGCATCGTATAACAATCAACGCAATCATTCTGGATCTATACCACCATTGATGCAAAATACTCAAACACAAAATGGGAGGCCTAGAAGTCAGGGATCTGCTAACAGTGGTCCCACTTCTGGAAAGTCAATTAACAAAGAGAGTACAGTTAATCGTGTCGATGAAATCAAACTGAATGATCCGAATCTAATAAATCAAGCTTTGAACGACATAAGTAAGAAATTTgtgacaaaagaaaagaaagtccTTGATGGTGATTCGGAGATGAACAATTATTCTGGTGGTGGTGATGATGGAGCAAACAGTAATGAAGATAAAGTGGATGCTGACGGATTTCAAGAAGTCAGGTCAAAAAAGAATGTCAAGGAATCAAGGCATAGCCAAAAGGAAGAATCAAAACCAAtaagacgagaaaaagagaaagaaggggGACGAGATAGAGATCGTTCCAAATCTAAATCTAACGGCCCTCAGCCCACTCCACAgcaaattcaaaatattccaCCCTTGTTAGGTCAACCGATTCCTCAACCTGCTAACTTGCCGCAAAAGCAATTCGACAGGGACAGAAATGTTAATCGACAGACTCTGGCTCCTCGATTCATAAAACAACGTTTGGCTaagcaacaacagcaaatgGGAATCAATGAAGTCAATGACCCAAGCAAAGTTAATTCAAATAACATCTACTCAATGAAAGACTCTGCTGCTGGTCCAGCTCCACCGCCGTCAGTTAATGCGTGGGATACACCCTTCACTAGCCAAATAAGATCTAATTCACCATCTTCCGTTCCTGCAGATATACAGCTCATGTCAGGCCTAACTGGTCAAAATGATCACAATCACGAAACTAGTGACCAAGTGAATTCTCGAGGTAGTAGCCAAAGGAATTCACCCAGTGCAGAAAAGACTATTAAGATGACTAAAGAAATAATGGCTGAGAAAAATGTATCTGATGGCACATCACCTCCTGTCCAAACATTAAtattcgaaaatacaaactatTCAAAAACTACCAAATCTGGATCGTCAGATATGGCAATGAAATCGAAGTtttcaaatcacattaaaaCCCAGCCACGAGTAGATAAACGTGGAGATATGGATGAAGATAATCAATTGCAACAGCATCAGCAACAAGCCTTGTCTGCTGCATTTTCTAACAAATCTAACGAacttatgaaagaaaaaacacaagaACCAATTCAGATGCCATTATCTTTCAGCAAAAATGAAGACAATGCAGATATGAAATTAGACTTTACTTTTGACTCTGAATTATCCCAACTCACTGAAGATGCCAAAACCAAATCCTTGGGAATGCCTAGGTCGATTCATGTGACTGGGGGTCAAAGCACTATTTTGCCATCGACTGCAGATCTCAATCTCAAAATAGCTTCGGTGAAAAAAGTCTGGGAAACTGCACCTCCAATGCCTACAGTGGTCGAACATGAAGATGGAAATGTTGTTACTACCGGCAACAGTTACCCTCAACCTTTTGAGAGCAACGACGTCGATGACAGCTACAGCCCCCATCAACAATACAATCAGAACAATATGAAGAATGAAATTGCAACTTCTACAAACGTATGCAAG CTGGTTCCCCCGCAGGTGAAGCCGCAGCAACAGTCTGCCGGAAATACTGGAGCTCAACCTGGCTCAACGGTTCCTGGACCCAGTCCAATTGGACCAGGCCAAAGTCCAATCGGTCACCCTTCAGCTGGCCTACAAGGGCCACTAAGTCCTCCCCCATTCAACTCAACTGGGCAACCATCCCACATAAATTATCAA GAATTTCCCCAGTATCCAGGATCTCAAGCTGCGCAATATGGTGGTATGTCTGGTATACCGTCTCCGTCTCCACCGGCTGTCTTATTCAACACTGGATCAGGTCAATTACCTGCACAGGCTGGTGGATTATATGGAGCTTTCCAACTGGATCAAAGTCGGTCTCCTTTTACTCAGTATCCACCTTATGCTCAGTCGTTGCAGAGCTCTTTCAATCAACAGAACGTGTACTTGccacaaccaccaccaccaccgcatGCACCAAGTGCCACACCAGACATATATCAGAACAACTTGTCTCAGTACAGAATT ACACCTGCCGCGGCTCCACCATTTGGTCAAAATCAGCAGCTGAGCAATAATCCGAATACAGTCTTGATAAGCTCCTCCTCAAATTCTCTCATGTCTTCTAGTGTAAAGCCATCTACTCAACCAATTGGCGCTATAGGGACCAAAGCTCCACATTTTCAAGCTCCGTCTGCTCCACAGCCGAATCAG TTGGCCTACATCCATACCGCATATGATCCGAACCAGGTTATAGGTGTGAGTGGTAGCTATATGAGTAACTCACAATTGGTGCAGCGACCTGGACCAACTGTTCAACCGCCTGCCAACAGTTACTACAGCGCTACCTCCGCCGGTAAACCTAACACGCTTCTGT atgtTTTTCCTGGTTCCCAACCTGGTTATTATCAACCAGGTGGAGCAGGACAACAAACTGGGGCTCCTTACGGTCTGCAGGGGTTTGGCCAGCATAGTCAGAGTCTTGCAACTGGTAGTGCCACACCAGTTGGGCTCCAGAACTTTAGCTCTCAGTTTCTCTCTGGAACTGGACTACAAATGGCTGCTCAACAGTATAGAAATCCTTCAGGAGGCTTACCAGGCCCAGGTAATGCAGCTGCTACATTTCTTGGGAAACACCAGCAACAGGAACAATCCAGACAACTAAAGAGCCCATCGGGTAATCAGCAAGATGTTCTGTCCTCTGTATTCAGCTCTA CTTCTCAAATTCCATCACCAAAATCACGAAACTGCAAGCCACAAACGCAAACGCAACAGCCTCAACCAAGCCCAACGCAAATTCATAAGTACCCGCCATATCAGGGCGTCACTCAGTCTGGTCTGGTAAGCGGCTACAATAACTAT GTGTTACAACAGAATGTGCGTGGAATGGGTATGCCTCCACCACGCCCAGGAATACAACCGTCTCAGCAACGTTATCCAGCACCAATACAAAGGCCAGCTCCCTTTCCTCCTGGCCCAAATCAGAATCCAactcaacaacaacaaaattgTATGCCTActcaacagcaacaacaagcGCAAATAAATCGGCACAGACCAAATATGcatcaacagcaacagcaacaacatcaacaacaacagcagcagcagcagcagcagcagcagcagcagcagcagcagcagcagcagcagcagcagcaacaacaacagcaacaacagcaacagcagcaacaacaacagcagcaacaacgcAATATCAAGATGCAACAACAATACTATGCTAATCAAG GTTCAATTTGTTTCAGGCAATGTGAAAATGGATTCTAA